The window CAGGGCTAGACCCGACGGTGATCGACGGCGGACGGCTTGTGCACCTCGACTCCGGCGCGCGAGCCGGAAAGAGCGAACTGATGGTCGTCGAAGCTGACGAAGCCTATGGCAGCATCAAGCGCTTCGACCCCACAATCGCGGTCGTTACCTCGGTCGACGCGGACCACCTCGACTACTACAGGAACATCGACGAAATCCGCCAAGTGTTCCTCGACTTCGTGAACCGGGTGCCGTTCTATGGGATGTCGGTCCTGTGCCTCGACCAGGAGAACATCCAGGCGCTGATCCCCCAGGTTCAACGGCGCTTCATGACCTACGGCATCGCGACCAACGCCGATGTGACCGCGTCGGACCTCATGTTCAACGGCGTCAACACCCAGTTCATCGCCCGCTACCGGGACAACGTGTTGGGCAAGGTGAGGACGCACCTGCCCGGTGAGCACAACGTGCTGAACTCGCTCGCAGCGATCAGCGTTGGGCTCGAAATGGGAGTGCCGTTCACGACGATGGCGGACGCGTTGGGCGCGTTCCAGGGAGTGCGCCGTCGCTTCGAGGTGGTCGGCGAAGCGCAAGGCGTTCTGATCGTCGACGACTACGCCCACAACCCCGCGAAGCTTCGCGCGGCGTTTGCAGCGGCGCGAGCCGGCTACCCGGAGCGTCGGCTGGTGGTCGTCTTTCAACCGCATCGTTACCATCGCGTTCACCATCTGTCCGCTGAGTTCGCGCGTTCGTTCTATCAGGCGGACGTCGTCTACGTCACCGAAATCTACGGAGCTGGCGAGGAACCCATCGAGGGCGTCAGCGGAGAAGGACTGGTGGCGGCGATCCGTGAACACGGTCATCGTTGCGTCATTTCAGCATCGTCAAGGCCGCAACTAATCGAAGACCTCAAGCGCGAGGTCGCTCCGGGCGACACGGTCATGACGGTCGGAGCAGGCGATGTGTGGAAGGTAGGCGCCGAGTTCTTGCAGTGGTTGAACGCCGAGGAAACCGCCCTTGAGTGAGGTGCGCGCGGCTTGGATGCGCCGACTGGAAAGCATCGCCGGACTCCGCATCAGTTGGGATGAGCCGCTGTCGCGGCACACGTCCTTCAAGATCGGAGGACCCGCCGATGCTTTCGTCTGGGCGGACACGCGGGACCAGCTCGAAGCGGTCGCTCGGATCGTTCGAGAAGAGAGCGTGCCGCTGCTGGCGATTGGGCGTGGCACAAACCTGCTGGTGGATGACGATGGCTTCCGCGGCATCGTTCTCCGCCTGGGCAAAAGGTTCGAATCCGTCTCAATCGAGGGCAGCAGGCTCCGTGCTGGAGCGAGCGTGCCGATGAGCGTGCTCAGCAAAGAGGCTGCGAAGCACGGGTTGGCGGGCGTCGAGTTCGCCTTCGGCATTCCGGGGAGCGTCGGCGGAGGCGTCCGAATGAACGCCGGCGCCCACGGCCGCTGCATGGCTGACGTGGTTGTGGACGCTGAGGCGCTAGATTGGGAATACCGCCTCCGCGTGCTGACAGCGTCCGAGCTCAAGTTCGCGTATAGGACATCGTCGCTGGGAGACTACGTGTGCGCCACGGAAGCGCTCTTCGCGTTGGAGCCGGATGACCCCAACGAAGTCGAACGCCGCACGAAGTCATACTACAACCAGCGCCGAGCGACGCAACCGCTGTCGATGCCGAGCGCGGGCTGTGTGTTCAGGAACCCGGACGTCGGAGCTGCGGGAAAGCTGATCGATGAATGCGGTCTCAAGGGATTCGCCATCGGCGGGGCGAGGGTCTCGGAGATCCACGCGAACTACATCGTCGCCGAAGAGGGTGCTACTGCAAGAGACGTTCATGCGCTGA is drawn from Candidatus Poribacteria bacterium and contains these coding sequences:
- a CDS encoding UDP-N-acetylmuramate--L-alanine ligase, which codes for MFGKTRTIHFIGIGGSGMCGIAEILMTHGMAVSGSDLADGENTSRLRSLGAAVAIGHRAENLGSADVVVVSSAVPESNPEIVEARRRKIPVIARAEMLAELMKLKYSIAVGGTHGKTTTTALVGTVLEHAGLDPTVIDGGRLVHLDSGARAGKSELMVVEADEAYGSIKRFDPTIAVVTSVDADHLDYYRNIDEIRQVFLDFVNRVPFYGMSVLCLDQENIQALIPQVQRRFMTYGIATNADVTASDLMFNGVNTQFIARYRDNVLGKVRTHLPGEHNVLNSLAAISVGLEMGVPFTTMADALGAFQGVRRRFEVVGEAQGVLIVDDYAHNPAKLRAAFAAARAGYPERRLVVVFQPHRYHRVHHLSAEFARSFYQADVVYVTEIYGAGEEPIEGVSGEGLVAAIREHGHRCVISASSRPQLIEDLKREVAPGDTVMTVGAGDVWKVGAEFLQWLNAEETALE
- the murB gene encoding UDP-N-acetylmuramate dehydrogenase, which encodes MSEVRAAWMRRLESIAGLRISWDEPLSRHTSFKIGGPADAFVWADTRDQLEAVARIVREESVPLLAIGRGTNLLVDDDGFRGIVLRLGKRFESVSIEGSRLRAGASVPMSVLSKEAAKHGLAGVEFAFGIPGSVGGGVRMNAGAHGRCMADVVVDAEALDWEYRLRVLTASELKFAYRTSSLGDYVCATEALFALEPDDPNEVERRTKSYYNQRRATQPLSMPSAGCVFRNPDVGAAGKLIDECGLKGFAIGGARVSEIHANYIVAEEGATARDVHALIDEVRRRVRESTGADLELEVKIIGPQGPTR